In Desulfosediminicola ganghwensis, a single window of DNA contains:
- a CDS encoding phosphohydrolase, whose translation MRCPGQDTQYWDAEAIYDVNCPQCNSIVEFYKDDTQRKCHSCGHRFVNPKMDFGCASYCQFAEQCVGTLPEGMVISSDNLLKDKVAIEMKRFFRSDFRRIGRSMRLARYAEPIAITEGAALGPTLCAAYLLEVHCLESNDQVEMKQTTVEQLLIKAGAEPPLRQQVHSLLGLLTRSDFASSPEIRTLYDAKRILEIDEQIKAGKVSAEDLQKLPNTLATSTGRDTAEKVISGHLNGSAETTGS comes from the coding sequence ATGCGATGCCCCGGCCAGGATACCCAGTATTGGGATGCAGAAGCGATCTATGACGTCAACTGCCCACAGTGCAACAGTATCGTTGAGTTTTACAAGGATGACACCCAGAGAAAGTGCCACTCCTGCGGACATCGCTTTGTAAACCCGAAAATGGATTTTGGTTGTGCCAGCTATTGTCAATTTGCTGAGCAATGCGTCGGGACTCTCCCCGAAGGAATGGTCATTTCCAGCGACAACCTTCTTAAAGATAAAGTCGCAATTGAAATGAAGAGATTTTTCCGAAGTGATTTTAGGCGAATAGGCAGATCGATGAGATTAGCACGTTATGCTGAGCCCATAGCCATAACGGAAGGGGCGGCCCTTGGTCCGACATTATGTGCTGCCTACCTGCTTGAGGTTCATTGCTTGGAGAGTAATGACCAGGTCGAAATGAAACAGACTACGGTCGAACAACTGCTCATCAAAGCTGGGGCCGAGCCTCCGCTGAGACAGCAAGTGCACTCTCTTCTTGGCCTCCTGACCCGATCTGATTTCGCATCATCTCCGGAAATCAGAACCCTTTATGACGCAAAACGTATTCTGGAAATTGATGAACAGATTAAAGCTGGTAAGGTTTCTGCTGAAGATCTGCAAAAATTGCCAAACACCCTGGCAACATCAACAGGAAGAGATACTGCAGAAAAAGTCATCTCGGGACACCTGAATGGCTCTGCCGAAACAACCGGATCATAG
- the acsB gene encoding acetyl-CoA decarbonylase/synthase complex subunit alpha/beta, translating into MSRLVAFAAIQGGYKVVSQVEGELERALQTYDASTKIGFGNTAYYLPVIYSLTGMKCETLEDLKKPLAFARGLLPPHLKGANHLPYLGPLLDAGMAGIFAYEIKEAIRILNEPDFYTFTEDPDTEAGKIWVGPADDTILRKRGVEFVDGSAPGFAAIVGAAPNAETAKMIIEDYQKKSLYIFCAANHYGKTAVEQCVEAGMQVGWNTRIVPFGPDISSAVFALGFANRAAMAFGGVQPGDFRKMLMYNKERVFAFVNALGDVGTEWAVAAAGCVNWGFPTLADTDIPEILPTGICTYEHVVANVPHDEICQKSVEVRGLKINITEIDIPCAFGPAFEGERVRGADLFGQMGGGKTQCTELVKLADMKDIEDGKVEVVGPDIGDMKEGDTLPLGIYVQIAGREFQPDFEPIMERQIHHLVNYIQGIMHIGQRDISWVRISKAAIDKGFTLKDIGVVLHAKFHQDFQKIVDKVQVTLFTNQKDVDEMTTRARAEYKMRDERVDTMTDEDVETFYSCSLCQSFAPSHVCTVSPERTGLCGAYNWMDCKASYEINPTGPNQPIKKGKVLDPVLGRFEGVDEFIKIASKGAVDTYNFYSMVQAPMTTCGCCECIAAMLPSCNGIMTVGRDYAGETPSGMKFTTLAGVMGGGASSPGFVGHSKFNITQKKFILGDGGILRMVWMPKILKDEIRDRLNARGEEMGVKNFADMIADETVGITEDEIMPWLQEKGHPALSMDPLIG; encoded by the coding sequence ATGTCTAGATTAGTAGCTTTTGCAGCGATACAGGGCGGCTATAAAGTCGTATCACAGGTTGAGGGCGAACTTGAAAGAGCTCTCCAGACTTACGATGCATCTACCAAAATCGGTTTCGGAAACACTGCTTATTATCTGCCGGTCATCTATTCTCTCACAGGTATGAAATGTGAGACACTCGAGGATCTGAAGAAGCCTCTGGCGTTTGCCCGTGGATTGTTGCCACCGCATCTGAAAGGCGCCAATCATCTGCCATATCTCGGACCCCTGCTGGATGCCGGTATGGCCGGTATCTTCGCTTATGAGATTAAAGAAGCCATTCGTATTCTGAATGAGCCAGATTTCTATACCTTTACAGAAGATCCCGATACAGAGGCTGGAAAGATCTGGGTCGGTCCTGCTGACGATACCATTCTTAGAAAGCGTGGTGTTGAGTTTGTTGATGGTTCTGCACCGGGTTTTGCAGCTATCGTTGGTGCAGCCCCAAATGCTGAGACTGCCAAGATGATCATTGAAGATTACCAGAAGAAGTCTCTGTATATCTTCTGTGCGGCAAACCATTACGGAAAAACAGCGGTTGAGCAGTGTGTCGAAGCTGGTATGCAGGTAGGTTGGAATACCCGTATCGTACCTTTTGGCCCTGATATTTCTTCGGCCGTCTTCGCACTTGGTTTCGCCAACAGGGCAGCAATGGCCTTTGGTGGTGTTCAGCCTGGTGATTTCCGCAAGATGCTGATGTACAACAAAGAGCGTGTTTTCGCTTTTGTTAATGCCCTTGGTGATGTCGGAACAGAGTGGGCCGTTGCCGCCGCCGGTTGTGTTAACTGGGGCTTCCCGACTCTGGCCGATACTGATATCCCTGAGATTCTGCCAACGGGTATCTGTACCTACGAGCATGTTGTCGCCAACGTTCCCCATGATGAGATCTGTCAGAAGTCCGTTGAGGTTCGCGGTCTGAAGATCAACATCACCGAGATCGACATTCCATGTGCGTTTGGTCCTGCATTTGAGGGCGAGCGTGTACGTGGCGCAGATCTGTTCGGTCAGATGGGTGGTGGTAAGACTCAGTGTACCGAGCTGGTGAAACTGGCCGACATGAAAGATATCGAAGATGGCAAGGTTGAAGTTGTCGGACCGGACATCGGCGATATGAAAGAGGGTGACACTCTGCCGCTGGGCATCTATGTACAGATTGCCGGTCGTGAGTTCCAGCCTGATTTCGAGCCGATTATGGAACGTCAGATCCATCACCTTGTAAACTATATCCAGGGTATCATGCATATCGGCCAGAGAGATATCTCCTGGGTACGTATCAGCAAGGCTGCCATCGACAAGGGCTTCACTCTGAAGGATATCGGTGTGGTACTGCATGCCAAGTTCCATCAGGATTTTCAGAAGATCGTCGACAAGGTTCAGGTTACTCTTTTCACCAATCAGAAAGATGTTGATGAGATGACTACCCGTGCACGTGCCGAGTACAAGATGCGTGACGAGCGTGTAGACACTATGACCGATGAAGATGTCGAGACCTTCTACAGCTGTAGTCTCTGTCAGTCTTTTGCCCCAAGCCACGTTTGTACCGTAAGTCCTGAGCGTACAGGTCTCTGTGGTGCCTATAACTGGATGGACTGTAAAGCTTCCTACGAAATCAACCCCACCGGTCCGAACCAGCCGATCAAGAAAGGCAAGGTTCTCGATCCGGTACTGGGACGTTTCGAGGGTGTAGATGAGTTCATCAAGATCGCATCCAAAGGCGCCGTCGATACCTATAACTTCTATTCCATGGTTCAAGCTCCTATGACCACCTGTGGTTGTTGTGAGTGTATCGCCGCCATGTTGCCAAGCTGTAACGGCATCATGACTGTTGGACGTGACTATGCTGGCGAGACTCCATCGGGTATGAAATTCACCACTCTGGCCGGTGTTATGGGCGGTGGTGCTTCTTCACCTGGTTTTGTTGGCCACTCCAAGTTCAACATTACCCAGAAGAAGTTTATCCTTGGTGATGGTGGTATCCTGAGAATGGTCTGGATGCCTAAGATCCTGAAAGATGAGATTCGTGATAGACTGAACGCCAGAGGCGAAGAGATGGGCGTGAAGAATTTTGCGGATATGATCGCCGATGAGACCGTGGGTATCACTGAGGACGAGATCATGCCATGGCTTCAGGAGAAAGGACACCCTGCACTGAGCATGGATCCGCTGATTGGCTAA
- a CDS encoding AAA family ATPase — MKIAVGGKGGVGKTTVTALLARCLAAGGKNRVIAIDADPVANLAAGLGIPEEEPITPIAELSDLISERTGAKPGTMGGFFTLNPKVDDIPDRFSKEKDGVKLLVMGTVQSGGSGCICPESTILKALMNHLVLFRDEIVLMDMEAGVEHLGRATSGSVDALVVVVNPGARSRNAAHKIRKLGEDIGIKNIVILGNRVRSEEDIELIRESLPDFPLLGCIPEHDEIVKADRMGRRPFDATINDVPQELLDIAETLQGYAKN, encoded by the coding sequence TTGAAAATAGCTGTTGGCGGTAAAGGTGGCGTGGGAAAAACTACGGTAACTGCATTACTGGCCCGTTGCCTGGCCGCTGGGGGAAAGAACAGGGTGATCGCCATAGACGCAGACCCGGTGGCGAATCTGGCTGCGGGTTTGGGCATCCCGGAGGAAGAACCGATCACACCTATCGCTGAGCTTTCTGATCTTATCTCAGAGCGCACTGGGGCCAAACCTGGAACCATGGGTGGTTTTTTTACCTTGAACCCAAAAGTTGACGATATTCCGGATCGTTTCTCAAAAGAAAAGGATGGCGTCAAACTGCTGGTTATGGGAACTGTTCAGAGTGGTGGTTCCGGGTGTATCTGTCCTGAGAGTACAATTTTAAAAGCATTGATGAATCACCTGGTACTGTTCAGGGATGAGATTGTGTTAATGGACATGGAGGCCGGGGTCGAGCATCTTGGCCGGGCAACTTCAGGTTCGGTTGACGCATTGGTTGTAGTTGTAAACCCTGGCGCACGCAGTAGGAATGCGGCCCATAAAATCCGTAAGCTCGGCGAAGACATCGGCATAAAGAATATTGTTATCTTAGGCAACCGGGTTCGAAGTGAAGAAGATATAGAACTGATCCGGGAGTCTCTGCCGGACTTTCCATTGCTGGGTTGTATTCCTGAGCATGATGAAATAGTTAAAGCGGACCGAATGGGACGAAGGCCTTTTGATGCCACCATCAATGATGTCCCCCAGGAGCTCCTTGATATAGCAGAAACACTGCAGGGCTACGCTAAAAATTAG
- the acsC gene encoding acetyl-CoA decarbonylase/synthase complex subunit gamma encodes MALTGIQIFKLLPKTNCKECGVPTCLAFAMNLASGKAELDSCPYVSDEARAQLAEASAPPIRPVVVGQGVRKATTGGETVMFRHEKTFFNPTMFAGTITSDTDAAEVEAKMKAWNALQYERVGLNLRPELVALKDVNGDSVAFAALAKQIAETSEFNLILMSEDVAAIEAAVATSAFKRPLIYAATEANADELGKIALDNDLPLAVKADSIDGIIALTDKLTGMGLKDLVIDSGSRELKQALEDQVAIRRAALKDTNRSLGFPTIVFASEMASNSDMEALVAGMFVSKYAGIVVLSSLETEVIFPLLLERLNIFTDPQRPMTVTEGIYPIGNPDDNSPVLVTTNFALTYFIVSGEIEASKVPAWLLIKDAEGLSVLTAWAAGKFGGDDVGMFVKKCGIMDKVKHQELVIPGYAAAIAGDVEEELSGWKITVGPRESAHLAGFLKARV; translated from the coding sequence ATGGCGTTAACAGGTATACAGATATTCAAACTCCTGCCCAAGACCAATTGTAAGGAATGTGGCGTTCCTACCTGTCTGGCGTTTGCAATGAATCTCGCTTCCGGTAAGGCCGAGCTTGATTCCTGCCCATACGTATCCGATGAGGCCCGTGCTCAGCTGGCGGAGGCTTCCGCACCACCAATTCGTCCTGTTGTTGTTGGCCAGGGTGTGCGTAAGGCGACCACCGGTGGTGAAACTGTCATGTTCCGGCATGAAAAAACATTTTTCAACCCGACCATGTTTGCGGGAACCATCACCTCAGACACCGATGCGGCCGAGGTGGAAGCTAAAATGAAGGCCTGGAACGCGTTGCAATATGAGCGTGTTGGTCTGAATCTGCGTCCTGAGCTGGTTGCATTGAAGGATGTTAATGGTGATAGCGTTGCTTTTGCAGCTCTTGCCAAACAGATTGCAGAGACCTCTGAGTTCAACCTGATCCTCATGAGTGAAGATGTCGCAGCCATTGAGGCGGCAGTAGCAACGTCCGCCTTCAAGAGACCGCTAATTTATGCAGCAACTGAGGCAAATGCAGATGAATTGGGTAAGATCGCGCTTGATAACGATCTGCCATTGGCTGTTAAGGCTGATTCCATCGACGGCATTATAGCTCTTACCGATAAACTTACCGGTATGGGGCTCAAGGATCTGGTCATTGATTCCGGAAGTCGTGAGCTGAAGCAGGCCCTGGAAGATCAGGTCGCTATCCGTCGCGCCGCGCTCAAAGACACCAACCGTTCCCTCGGGTTCCCGACCATCGTATTTGCATCCGAGATGGCATCAAACTCCGATATGGAAGCACTGGTTGCCGGTATGTTTGTTTCCAAGTATGCCGGTATTGTCGTGCTCTCCAGCCTGGAGACCGAGGTTATTTTCCCGCTGCTCCTGGAACGATTGAATATCTTCACCGATCCTCAGCGGCCTATGACCGTAACCGAAGGTATTTACCCGATCGGCAACCCGGATGACAATTCGCCTGTACTGGTAACAACCAACTTTGCTCTTACCTACTTCATCGTTTCCGGTGAGATTGAAGCGAGTAAGGTGCCCGCATGGCTGCTTATCAAGGATGCGGAAGGTCTGTCAGTTCTTACAGCATGGGCGGCCGGCAAGTTTGGTGGTGATGATGTTGGTATGTTCGTGAAGAAGTGCGGAATTATGGACAAAGTCAAGCATCAGGAATTGGTTATTCCTGGTTACGCTGCTGCTATCGCAGGTGACGTTGAGGAAGAACTTTCCGGTTGGAAAATTACAGTAGGTCCAAGAGAATCGGCCCATTTAGCAGGTTTTCTGAAAGCACGTGTTTAA
- a CDS encoding cache and HAMP domain-containing protein: MEATNALESGPKGFTILYRILTAMMLIAVIPIGGLWFISIHKAKQDWTENVFQALVQDTSALANRVDEWTEFNLRLLEQNSKSPAMLSMTAEGQNPILKSIQDTYDWVYLAFTVQPDGENIGRSDGKETKFYGDRDYFKQVMGGKTIGKQLLMGKTSGKPALILAKPILSERQKIQGVLAIAMTLEDLSKAVTETRIGKTGYAILLDENNRLLAHGLGRVKNQLQDMSYHPVMQYREKLAGSNFVFTERGKKIVAYKFKTRMGWKLIVQQDYDEAYSSAVKSKNQSLILLAATLVSVVLMAYLLANHLATPIRRLTKIADDISKGNLSADIGERDRGDEIGALARAIERMGVSLQMAFDRLRKKK, translated from the coding sequence ATGGAAGCAACTAATGCACTCGAAAGTGGGCCTAAAGGTTTTACGATTCTCTATAGGATCTTAACAGCAATGATGCTGATTGCCGTCATTCCTATTGGGGGGTTGTGGTTCATCAGTATCCACAAGGCGAAACAGGATTGGACGGAGAATGTTTTTCAGGCCCTGGTTCAAGATACTTCGGCCTTGGCGAACAGGGTTGATGAGTGGACTGAATTCAATCTGAGACTTCTCGAGCAGAACAGTAAGTCTCCGGCAATGTTGAGTATGACTGCCGAAGGACAGAATCCGATCCTGAAGTCTATCCAGGATACCTATGACTGGGTGTACCTGGCCTTTACTGTACAGCCGGATGGCGAAAATATCGGCAGGAGTGATGGCAAAGAAACAAAATTTTATGGTGATCGTGATTATTTCAAACAGGTTATGGGTGGGAAAACTATCGGCAAACAGCTGTTGATGGGCAAGACCTCGGGAAAACCTGCTTTAATCCTCGCCAAACCTATACTTTCTGAAAGGCAAAAGATTCAAGGTGTACTCGCCATCGCCATGACACTGGAAGATCTTTCAAAGGCGGTGACAGAAACACGAATTGGCAAGACCGGATATGCGATCTTGCTTGATGAAAACAACCGGTTGCTTGCCCATGGTCTCGGCAGGGTAAAAAACCAGCTACAGGATATGAGTTATCATCCTGTCATGCAGTACAGAGAGAAACTTGCAGGGAGCAATTTTGTTTTTACCGAGAGGGGCAAAAAGATAGTTGCCTATAAATTTAAAACCAGAATGGGTTGGAAGCTTATTGTTCAGCAGGACTATGATGAAGCCTACAGCTCTGCTGTTAAATCGAAAAACCAATCACTTATTCTGCTGGCCGCAACGCTGGTGAGTGTGGTGCTTATGGCCTACCTGCTCGCTAATCATCTGGCAACACCTATCAGGAGATTGACGAAAATTGCCGATGATATCAGTAAAGGCAATCTAAGTGCAGATATTGGCGAAAGGGATAGAGGAGATGAGATAGGGGCTCTTGCGAGGGCAATTGAACGCATGGGCGTAAGTTTGCAAATGGCATTTGACAGACTGCGGAAGAAGAAATGA
- a CDS encoding dihydropteroate synthase, with amino-acid sequence MILFGESLNVISTKIGRAFKERDPKPIQEEALEQKEKGMDYVDINLGPAKKDGHELMPWVCQVVQEVIPEIPLLLDTSNIQAIEEGLKVLKPCAKPHIVNSIMARPERYNAMLPMAAKYEADIVALMWGPDGLPRDENERAALCVELLYAANEAGIPNEKIWVDGIVTPVNIQQQQCMSLLNFQMMLEDIAPGAMSTCGLSNISNGPPVELRPILNTTYMIMLERYGMKSVISDPLDDGLTAVAKGQRPDIVDVVHQAMDGTAPDPSTLSKELGDYVKTVRVITGENLFSDSYLDI; translated from the coding sequence ATGATTCTTTTTGGTGAAAGCTTGAATGTTATTTCCACTAAAATAGGAAGAGCATTCAAGGAGCGCGATCCGAAACCAATCCAGGAAGAAGCTCTCGAGCAGAAAGAGAAAGGAATGGATTACGTTGACATCAATCTCGGACCGGCCAAGAAGGACGGACATGAGCTGATGCCATGGGTATGCCAGGTCGTGCAGGAAGTAATTCCTGAGATTCCGCTGCTTCTCGATACTTCCAATATACAGGCCATTGAAGAAGGACTGAAAGTGTTGAAGCCATGTGCCAAGCCACATATCGTCAACTCTATCATGGCTCGTCCGGAGCGATATAATGCAATGTTACCGATGGCTGCCAAGTACGAGGCTGACATCGTTGCCCTGATGTGGGGACCGGATGGCCTGCCACGTGATGAGAATGAGCGCGCCGCTCTCTGTGTTGAACTGCTTTACGCTGCAAATGAGGCAGGAATTCCAAATGAGAAAATCTGGGTTGATGGTATCGTTACTCCAGTGAATATTCAGCAGCAGCAGTGTATGAGTCTGTTGAACTTCCAGATGATGCTCGAAGACATAGCTCCTGGCGCAATGTCTACCTGTGGTCTTTCAAACATCTCCAATGGACCTCCTGTAGAGCTTCGTCCTATTCTCAATACCACCTATATGATCATGCTTGAGCGTTACGGCATGAAGTCTGTTATCTCCGATCCTCTCGATGATGGCCTTACCGCAGTTGCTAAGGGCCAGCGTCCTGATATCGTTGATGTTGTTCATCAGGCCATGGACGGAACCGCTCCTGATCCATCCACCCTGAGCAAAGAACTTGGTGATTACGTGAAGACCGTGAGGGTAATCACCGGTGAGAACCTGTTCTCTGATTCTTATCTGGATATCTAA
- the cooS gene encoding anaerobic carbon-monoxide dehydrogenase catalytic subunit → MAKLKELIRPEDITTCDSTQQMIVKARKDGVELFFDRAENMRPCPIGSDSACCKNCSMGPCRLNTKDPYSRVGICGATIDTIVARNFGRMVAAGTAAHTDHGMAMLDLFRGVIEGTVKDFEIKDPIKLREVAESLEIPTENRPLLDIAKDLYKELERTYTQVDGEIPLVKRVPPETLETWRQEGIVPRGAMREIMEMMHRTAIGVDQDYENLTKQISRTALADGWGGSMVSTDISDILFGTPAPVEVEVDMGVLKEDQVNIIVHGHEPILLESMIVSAGSPTLNKKAVEAGAKGINLVGMCCSGLDVLSRHGIPHAGNFSSTEAVLVSGAVDAMTVDVQCIKQDLQRVCECYDTVFITTNYRAKIEGARHIEMNEHAPLECTDEIIIQAISRFKQRSKEIQIPRNTAKGIHGFSNEYIKYMLGGSFRSGYEPLNANIINGRIRGAAGVVGCTNPRSKQDFSHVELVKELIKNDVLVVQTGCSQIALAKAGLTTPGAAALAGPGLAEVCETVGIPPVLGLGACVDNSRILMILAEMVKTGGLGNSIADLPAAGCAPEWMSEKAIAIGQYFVASGVYTVFGHTFPMTKGTKFEKHLFSELETKGFGKWGFADDPIAMARLMIAHIDKKRMQLGIDKGQERVLMDMADRRALEDV, encoded by the coding sequence ATGGCGAAGCTCAAAGAACTGATTCGGCCTGAAGATATTACAACCTGTGATTCTACACAGCAGATGATCGTTAAAGCCAGGAAAGATGGTGTAGAGTTGTTTTTTGATCGGGCAGAGAACATGCGTCCATGTCCTATTGGTAGTGATTCTGCATGTTGTAAGAACTGCTCCATGGGACCATGTCGGCTGAACACCAAAGACCCGTACTCCAGGGTCGGTATTTGTGGCGCAACCATAGACACAATTGTAGCCAGAAACTTTGGCCGAATGGTTGCTGCGGGAACAGCGGCTCATACAGATCATGGCATGGCGATGCTTGACCTGTTTCGTGGAGTAATTGAAGGTACCGTAAAAGATTTTGAGATCAAAGATCCAATCAAATTGCGTGAAGTTGCAGAGTCTCTTGAAATTCCAACCGAAAACCGGCCATTGCTTGACATAGCAAAGGATCTCTACAAAGAGTTGGAGCGGACCTATACCCAGGTTGATGGCGAGATTCCACTTGTTAAACGTGTCCCACCCGAAACCCTTGAGACGTGGAGGCAGGAGGGCATTGTGCCCCGTGGTGCAATGCGTGAAATTATGGAGATGATGCATCGTACCGCGATCGGTGTCGATCAGGATTACGAGAATCTGACCAAACAGATTTCAAGGACTGCGCTTGCCGACGGTTGGGGTGGCTCAATGGTGTCGACGGATATCTCAGATATTCTTTTCGGTACCCCAGCTCCGGTGGAGGTTGAGGTGGATATGGGGGTCTTGAAAGAAGATCAGGTTAATATCATCGTTCATGGCCATGAGCCGATTCTGCTGGAATCAATGATTGTCTCAGCAGGCTCTCCCACTCTGAACAAGAAGGCGGTAGAGGCTGGTGCGAAGGGGATAAACCTGGTGGGAATGTGCTGTTCTGGCCTTGATGTGCTTTCGAGACACGGCATTCCCCATGCAGGGAACTTTTCCTCCACAGAAGCAGTGCTCGTGTCTGGCGCCGTTGACGCCATGACCGTCGATGTGCAATGTATCAAACAGGATCTTCAAAGAGTCTGTGAATGCTACGACACAGTATTTATTACAACCAATTACAGAGCAAAAATTGAAGGTGCCCGGCATATCGAAATGAACGAGCATGCTCCGCTCGAATGTACTGACGAGATAATTATTCAGGCGATAAGCCGCTTTAAACAAAGGTCCAAAGAAATTCAGATTCCGAGAAATACTGCCAAGGGAATTCACGGATTTTCAAACGAATACATTAAATATATGCTCGGAGGCTCGTTTCGGAGCGGATATGAGCCGCTGAACGCAAATATAATCAATGGTCGCATCAGGGGAGCAGCCGGAGTGGTGGGCTGCACCAATCCTCGTTCAAAACAGGATTTCTCGCATGTAGAACTGGTGAAAGAGCTTATCAAGAATGATGTACTGGTCGTGCAGACAGGTTGTTCCCAGATAGCGCTGGCCAAGGCAGGGCTTACTACCCCGGGCGCTGCAGCCCTGGCGGGGCCAGGCTTGGCTGAAGTTTGTGAAACCGTTGGGATTCCACCTGTTTTAGGACTTGGTGCTTGCGTGGATAATTCGCGAATACTGATGATTCTGGCAGAAATGGTTAAGACAGGCGGGCTGGGTAATTCCATTGCGGATTTACCGGCAGCCGGCTGTGCTCCGGAATGGATGAGCGAGAAAGCGATTGCAATTGGTCAGTACTTTGTCGCTTCAGGTGTTTATACGGTGTTTGGGCATACTTTCCCGATGACTAAGGGTACTAAATTCGAAAAACATCTTTTCAGCGAACTTGAAACCAAAGGTTTTGGAAAGTGGGGATTTGCAGATGACCCTATAGCCATGGCGCGGTTGATGATTGCCCACATAGACAAAAAAAGAATGCAACTTGGTATCGACAAGGGGCAGGAGCGGGTTCTGATGGATATGGCAGACAGACGGGCACTGGAAGATGTATAA